Proteins from a single region of Penaeus monodon isolate SGIC_2016 chromosome 12, NSTDA_Pmon_1, whole genome shotgun sequence:
- the LOC119579619 gene encoding uncharacterized protein LOC119579619, with amino-acid sequence MIIPLWKWKEDRWNCSNYCGITLLSIPGKSGFTPCKSTVDHIIVLRVTVECRHKFGHELLGAYSNLKKAFDSVHRKSQWEILRLRSILLWLIGFITSLYTGSESAVKHGGGLWNFFPVNSGVRQVCVLIPTLFNTCMDWILGRAKGRESIQLTYACDEDVEVSESFTCLDSVVHVYRLSDQEVSKQTADPSQPISMCSTVIIIKLS; translated from the exons ATgatcatccccctctggaagtgGAAAGAGGATCGATGGAACTGTAGCAATtactgtggcatcacactgctcagtataccaggcaag tctggattcactccttgcAAGTCCACAGTAGACCATATCATAGTGCTTCGAGTCACTGTGGAATGTCGTCATAAATTCGGTCATGAGCTGCTTGGAGCCTACAGCaatctcaagaaggcatttgactcggtgcatcgaaaaTCGcagtgggagatcctgagacttaggagCATTCTGCTATGGCTTATTGGTTTTataacaagcctatatactggtagtgaaagtgctgtaaagcatGGTGGGGGCTTGtggaacttcttccctgttaactcaggggtgcgGCAAGTCTGTGTCCTtataccaacacttttcaacacttgcatggactggatattgGGCAGAGCTAAAGGCA gggaatctATTCAGTTGACATATGCTTGtgacgaggacgttgaagtctcAGAGAGCTTTACATGCCTTGATAGTGTAGTCCATGTCTataggctgtcagaccaagaagtcagtaaacAGACTG CTGATCCCTCACAGCCAATCTCAATGTGTTCCACAGTGATCATCATCAAGCTCTCTTAA